In one Dermacentor albipictus isolate Rhodes 1998 colony chromosome 4, USDA_Dalb.pri_finalv2, whole genome shotgun sequence genomic region, the following are encoded:
- the LOC135899966 gene encoding zinc transporter ZIP6-like isoform X3: MRVFSLEDIHQLVANQCQQACLAAGLCQQRRPGHAPASGLAKKQRLLKALKSRHHRSTHCYRAMCFWCHIFLCVLSAVPSLEAKETPERFRDHEYFLRKLFDKYGHDGQMTFEGFEHLLENLGLAHITIRDHDLSAHRPEGANVGFVNRHANHIHGDMAGAVVDSHHDHQHSGEESDHAHTSEGARLARVQRDLSSQDGTEAANSSNTTEASSVPMVTASTRTAEVSFEKCLTATEILHTVDTSPEANVINLKDFMHLCPALVYQLDEKHCSLPKANRHIHHHSDGEETTVDFKVWVYAFLGVLGISLTGLLSVAIVPLMQKVFYHTLIQFLVGLAVGSLTGDALLHLLPHAMSGEHHEHSEEGGDGENYVWHGLAALGGIYLFLIVERFLSIHSNHKHRKHSPRSNNSIQSNPTPKKLQRSSLDEQGKVVGEKLSHHKQGSYGFVDSSGMEALERLTAVPAEELELSPLGEGYVEIVDLHDSELHHPMGGMETQPEKDLLVIVKNGGSKLPSTPRCPPSPLPQDEENHRHPLCHGSRDPGTEECHTETLVYRQTGEEHSFTLTVADHHHHHRHSHAHSHEVPSSIAAMAWMVIIGDGLHNFSDGLAIGAAFASGLSGGLSTTIAVFCHELPHELGDFAVLLKAGMSVKQAVFYNVVSSVLCLLGMAIGISLGNVHSASSWIFAGVGGMFLYIALVDMLPELSVNPNHGNARAVHQLGIQLLGISLGVTTMFVIALYERDLQRLMSS; encoded by the exons ATGAGGGTGTTCAGCCTGGAGGACATTCACCAGCTGGTGGCCAACCAGTGCCAGCAGGCGTGTCTCGCAGCTGGCCTTTGCCAGCAGCGTCGACCAGGACATGCACCTGCCAGTGGACTG gcAAAGAAACAAAGACTGTTGAAGGCTCTGAAATCAAGGCATCACAGAAGTACTCAT TGCTACCGAGCGATGTGTTTCTGGTGTCACATCTTCCTGTGTGTGCTGAGTGCGGTGCCATCGCTGGAGGCAAAAGAGACGCCCGAGCGTTTTCGTGACCACGAGTACTTCCTACGCAAGCTCTTTGACAAGTATGGACACGATGGACAGATGACATTTGAAGGCTTTGAGCACCTCCTCGAGAACCTCGGCCTGGCACACATCACCATACGAGATCACGACCTGTCTGCACACCGGCCAGAGGGTGCTAATGTGGGATTTGTGAATCGCCATGCTAACCACATCCACGGCGATATGGCAGGTGCTGTTGTGGATAGCCACCACGACCACCAGCACAGTGGCGAAGAGTCGGATCATGCACACACGTCTGAGGGAGCTCGTCTGGCGAGGGTGCAGAGGGACCTTTCTAGTCAGG ATGGCACAGAGGCAGCCAATTCCTCTAACACAACAGAAGCTTCCAGCGTGCCAATGGTTACAGCCAGTACAAGGACAGCAGAAGTCTCATTTGAAAAG TGCCTAACAGCAACAGAAATTCTGCACACTGTAGACACAAGTCCTGAGGCTAATGTCATAAACCTCAAGGACTTCATGCACCTTTGTCCGGCACTCGTCTATCAGCTGGATGAGAAGCATTGTTCTCTGCCCAAGGCCAACCGCCACATCCACCATCATAGCGACGGTGAAGAGACAACAGTAGACTTTAAAG TGTGGGTGTACGCCTTCCTTGGTGTGCTCGGCATCAGCCTTACCGGCCTGCTCAGTGTGGCCATAGTGCCACTAATGCAGAAAGTTTTCTATCACACACTCATCCAGTTCCTGGTTGGACTTGCTGTTGGAAGCCTGACGGGCGACGCCCTTTTGCATCTGCTGCCTCAT GCTATGTCCGGCGAGCACCACGAGCACTCGGAAGAAGGCGGCGACGGGGAAAACTATGTGTGGCATGGCCTTGCTGCCCTTGGAGGCATCTACCTGTTCCTGATCGTGGAACGCTTTCTCTCCATACACTCCAACCACAAGCATCGCAAGCACAGTCCACGATCCAACAATAGCATACAG TCGAACCCAACACCAAAGAAGCTTCAGCGCTCCTCCCTAGATGAGCAGGGCAAGGTCGTGGGAGAGAAGCTGTCCCACCACAAGCAAGGCTCCTACGGCTTCGTGGACTCTTCTGGCATGGAGGCCCTTGAAC GGCTTACGGCAGTTCCGGCTGAAGAACTGGAGCTGTCCCCTCTGGGCGAGGGCTATGTGGAGATTGTGGACCTTCATGACTCTGAGCTGCATCATCCCATGGGTGGCATGGAGACTCAGCCTGAAAAGGACCTGCTGGTCATAGTCAAGAATGGTGGCTCCAAGCTTCCCTCCACCCCAAGGTGTCCACCATCACCTTTGCCACAGGATGAGGAGAACCACAG GCATCCACTTTGCCATGGCTCTCGGGACCCAGGCACAGAGGAGTGCCATACAGAAACCTTGGTGTATCGCCAGACGGGCGAAGAGCACAGTTTCACGCTAACCGTAGCtgatcaccaccaccaccaccgccacagCCATGCACACAGTCATGAG GTGCCATCTTCTATTGCTGCCATGGCCTGGATGGTGATAATTGGTGATGGTCTTCACAACTTTTCTGATGGACTTGCTATTG GTGCAGCATTTGCATCGGGTCTTTCTGGTGGCCTTAGTACAACAATAGCTGTGTTCTGCCATGAACTTCCTCATGAGCTGG GTGACTTTGCGGTGCTGCTCAAGGCAGGGATGTCAGTGAAGCAGGCGGTATTTTACAACGTGGTGTCATCTGTGCTCTGCCTGTTGGGAATGGCCATTGGCATCTCTCTAGGAAATGTTCACTCGGCCTCTTCGTGGATCTTTGCTGGAGTTGGTGGCATGTTCCTTTACATTGCTCTAGTTGACATG
- the LOC135899966 gene encoding zinc transporter ZIP6-like isoform X4, whose translation MVNVFQQAAPSSETLISESGMRRRVLRMRVFSLEDIHQLVANQCQQACLAAGLCQQRRPGHAPASGLAKKQRLLKALKSRHHRSTHCYRAMCFWCHIFLCVLSAVPSLEAKETPERFRDHEYFLRKLFDKYGHDGQMTFEGFEHLLENLGLAHITIRDHDLSAHRPEGANVGFVNRHANHIHGDMAGAVVDSHHDHQHSGEESDHAHTSEGARLARVQRDLSSQDGTEAANSSNTTEASSVPMVTASTRTAEVSFEKCLTATEILHTVDTSPEANVINLKDFMHLCPALVYQLDEKHCSLPKANRHIHHHSDGEETTVDFKVWVYAFLGVLGISLTGLLSVAIVPLMQKVFYHTLIQFLVGLAVGSLTGDALLHLLPHAMSGEHHEHSEEGGDGENYVWHGLAALGGIYLFLIVERFLSIHSNHKHRKHSPRSNNSIQSNPTPKKLQRSSLDEQGKVVGEKLSHHKQGSYGFVDSSGMEALERLTAVPAEELELSPLGEGYVEIVDLHDSELHHPMGGMETQPEKDLLVIVKNGGSKLPSTPRCPPSPLPQDEENHRHPLCHGSRDPGTEECHTETLVYRQTGEEHSFTLTVADHHHHHRHSHAHSHEVPSSIAAMAWMVIIGDGLHNFSDGLAIGAAFASGLSGGLSTTIAVFCHELPHELGFGIITTSECFHSSGTVSSAQCFLR comes from the exons AGTGTTGAGGATGAGGGTGTTCAGCCTGGAGGACATTCACCAGCTGGTGGCCAACCAGTGCCAGCAGGCGTGTCTCGCAGCTGGCCTTTGCCAGCAGCGTCGACCAGGACATGCACCTGCCAGTGGACTG gcAAAGAAACAAAGACTGTTGAAGGCTCTGAAATCAAGGCATCACAGAAGTACTCAT TGCTACCGAGCGATGTGTTTCTGGTGTCACATCTTCCTGTGTGTGCTGAGTGCGGTGCCATCGCTGGAGGCAAAAGAGACGCCCGAGCGTTTTCGTGACCACGAGTACTTCCTACGCAAGCTCTTTGACAAGTATGGACACGATGGACAGATGACATTTGAAGGCTTTGAGCACCTCCTCGAGAACCTCGGCCTGGCACACATCACCATACGAGATCACGACCTGTCTGCACACCGGCCAGAGGGTGCTAATGTGGGATTTGTGAATCGCCATGCTAACCACATCCACGGCGATATGGCAGGTGCTGTTGTGGATAGCCACCACGACCACCAGCACAGTGGCGAAGAGTCGGATCATGCACACACGTCTGAGGGAGCTCGTCTGGCGAGGGTGCAGAGGGACCTTTCTAGTCAGG ATGGCACAGAGGCAGCCAATTCCTCTAACACAACAGAAGCTTCCAGCGTGCCAATGGTTACAGCCAGTACAAGGACAGCAGAAGTCTCATTTGAAAAG TGCCTAACAGCAACAGAAATTCTGCACACTGTAGACACAAGTCCTGAGGCTAATGTCATAAACCTCAAGGACTTCATGCACCTTTGTCCGGCACTCGTCTATCAGCTGGATGAGAAGCATTGTTCTCTGCCCAAGGCCAACCGCCACATCCACCATCATAGCGACGGTGAAGAGACAACAGTAGACTTTAAAG TGTGGGTGTACGCCTTCCTTGGTGTGCTCGGCATCAGCCTTACCGGCCTGCTCAGTGTGGCCATAGTGCCACTAATGCAGAAAGTTTTCTATCACACACTCATCCAGTTCCTGGTTGGACTTGCTGTTGGAAGCCTGACGGGCGACGCCCTTTTGCATCTGCTGCCTCAT GCTATGTCCGGCGAGCACCACGAGCACTCGGAAGAAGGCGGCGACGGGGAAAACTATGTGTGGCATGGCCTTGCTGCCCTTGGAGGCATCTACCTGTTCCTGATCGTGGAACGCTTTCTCTCCATACACTCCAACCACAAGCATCGCAAGCACAGTCCACGATCCAACAATAGCATACAG TCGAACCCAACACCAAAGAAGCTTCAGCGCTCCTCCCTAGATGAGCAGGGCAAGGTCGTGGGAGAGAAGCTGTCCCACCACAAGCAAGGCTCCTACGGCTTCGTGGACTCTTCTGGCATGGAGGCCCTTGAAC GGCTTACGGCAGTTCCGGCTGAAGAACTGGAGCTGTCCCCTCTGGGCGAGGGCTATGTGGAGATTGTGGACCTTCATGACTCTGAGCTGCATCATCCCATGGGTGGCATGGAGACTCAGCCTGAAAAGGACCTGCTGGTCATAGTCAAGAATGGTGGCTCCAAGCTTCCCTCCACCCCAAGGTGTCCACCATCACCTTTGCCACAGGATGAGGAGAACCACAG GCATCCACTTTGCCATGGCTCTCGGGACCCAGGCACAGAGGAGTGCCATACAGAAACCTTGGTGTATCGCCAGACGGGCGAAGAGCACAGTTTCACGCTAACCGTAGCtgatcaccaccaccaccaccgccacagCCATGCACACAGTCATGAG GTGCCATCTTCTATTGCTGCCATGGCCTGGATGGTGATAATTGGTGATGGTCTTCACAACTTTTCTGATGGACTTGCTATTG GTGCAGCATTTGCATCGGGTCTTTCTGGTGGCCTTAGTACAACAATAGCTGTGTTCTGCCATGAACTTCCTCATGAGCTGG gttttggaatcatcactacctcagaatgcttccactcctcgggtacTGTCTCCTCTGCCCAGTGCTTTTTGAGATA G
- the LOC135899966 gene encoding zinc transporter foi-like isoform X2, which yields MHDATVLRMRVFSLEDIHQLVANQCQQACLAAGLCQQRRPGHAPASGLAKKQRLLKALKSRHHRSTHCYRAMCFWCHIFLCVLSAVPSLEAKETPERFRDHEYFLRKLFDKYGHDGQMTFEGFEHLLENLGLAHITIRDHDLSAHRPEGANVGFVNRHANHIHGDMAGAVVDSHHDHQHSGEESDHAHTSEGARLARVQRDLSSQDGTEAANSSNTTEASSVPMVTASTRTAEVSFEKCLTATEILHTVDTSPEANVINLKDFMHLCPALVYQLDEKHCSLPKANRHIHHHSDGEETTVDFKVWVYAFLGVLGISLTGLLSVAIVPLMQKVFYHTLIQFLVGLAVGSLTGDALLHLLPHAMSGEHHEHSEEGGDGENYVWHGLAALGGIYLFLIVERFLSIHSNHKHRKHSPRSNNSIQSNPTPKKLQRSSLDEQGKVVGEKLSHHKQGSYGFVDSSGMEALERLTAVPAEELELSPLGEGYVEIVDLHDSELHHPMGGMETQPEKDLLVIVKNGGSKLPSTPRCPPSPLPQDEENHRHPLCHGSRDPGTEECHTETLVYRQTGEEHSFTLTVADHHHHHRHSHAHSHEVPSSIAAMAWMVIIGDGLHNFSDGLAIGAAFASGLSGGLSTTIAVFCHELPHELGDFAVLLKAGMSVKQAVFYNVVSSVLCLLGMAIGISLGNVHSASSWIFAGVGGMFLYIALVDMLPELSVNPNHGNARAVHQLGIQLLGISLGVTTMFVIALYERDLQRLMSS from the exons AGTGTTGAGGATGAGGGTGTTCAGCCTGGAGGACATTCACCAGCTGGTGGCCAACCAGTGCCAGCAGGCGTGTCTCGCAGCTGGCCTTTGCCAGCAGCGTCGACCAGGACATGCACCTGCCAGTGGACTG gcAAAGAAACAAAGACTGTTGAAGGCTCTGAAATCAAGGCATCACAGAAGTACTCAT TGCTACCGAGCGATGTGTTTCTGGTGTCACATCTTCCTGTGTGTGCTGAGTGCGGTGCCATCGCTGGAGGCAAAAGAGACGCCCGAGCGTTTTCGTGACCACGAGTACTTCCTACGCAAGCTCTTTGACAAGTATGGACACGATGGACAGATGACATTTGAAGGCTTTGAGCACCTCCTCGAGAACCTCGGCCTGGCACACATCACCATACGAGATCACGACCTGTCTGCACACCGGCCAGAGGGTGCTAATGTGGGATTTGTGAATCGCCATGCTAACCACATCCACGGCGATATGGCAGGTGCTGTTGTGGATAGCCACCACGACCACCAGCACAGTGGCGAAGAGTCGGATCATGCACACACGTCTGAGGGAGCTCGTCTGGCGAGGGTGCAGAGGGACCTTTCTAGTCAGG ATGGCACAGAGGCAGCCAATTCCTCTAACACAACAGAAGCTTCCAGCGTGCCAATGGTTACAGCCAGTACAAGGACAGCAGAAGTCTCATTTGAAAAG TGCCTAACAGCAACAGAAATTCTGCACACTGTAGACACAAGTCCTGAGGCTAATGTCATAAACCTCAAGGACTTCATGCACCTTTGTCCGGCACTCGTCTATCAGCTGGATGAGAAGCATTGTTCTCTGCCCAAGGCCAACCGCCACATCCACCATCATAGCGACGGTGAAGAGACAACAGTAGACTTTAAAG TGTGGGTGTACGCCTTCCTTGGTGTGCTCGGCATCAGCCTTACCGGCCTGCTCAGTGTGGCCATAGTGCCACTAATGCAGAAAGTTTTCTATCACACACTCATCCAGTTCCTGGTTGGACTTGCTGTTGGAAGCCTGACGGGCGACGCCCTTTTGCATCTGCTGCCTCAT GCTATGTCCGGCGAGCACCACGAGCACTCGGAAGAAGGCGGCGACGGGGAAAACTATGTGTGGCATGGCCTTGCTGCCCTTGGAGGCATCTACCTGTTCCTGATCGTGGAACGCTTTCTCTCCATACACTCCAACCACAAGCATCGCAAGCACAGTCCACGATCCAACAATAGCATACAG TCGAACCCAACACCAAAGAAGCTTCAGCGCTCCTCCCTAGATGAGCAGGGCAAGGTCGTGGGAGAGAAGCTGTCCCACCACAAGCAAGGCTCCTACGGCTTCGTGGACTCTTCTGGCATGGAGGCCCTTGAAC GGCTTACGGCAGTTCCGGCTGAAGAACTGGAGCTGTCCCCTCTGGGCGAGGGCTATGTGGAGATTGTGGACCTTCATGACTCTGAGCTGCATCATCCCATGGGTGGCATGGAGACTCAGCCTGAAAAGGACCTGCTGGTCATAGTCAAGAATGGTGGCTCCAAGCTTCCCTCCACCCCAAGGTGTCCACCATCACCTTTGCCACAGGATGAGGAGAACCACAG GCATCCACTTTGCCATGGCTCTCGGGACCCAGGCACAGAGGAGTGCCATACAGAAACCTTGGTGTATCGCCAGACGGGCGAAGAGCACAGTTTCACGCTAACCGTAGCtgatcaccaccaccaccaccgccacagCCATGCACACAGTCATGAG GTGCCATCTTCTATTGCTGCCATGGCCTGGATGGTGATAATTGGTGATGGTCTTCACAACTTTTCTGATGGACTTGCTATTG GTGCAGCATTTGCATCGGGTCTTTCTGGTGGCCTTAGTACAACAATAGCTGTGTTCTGCCATGAACTTCCTCATGAGCTGG GTGACTTTGCGGTGCTGCTCAAGGCAGGGATGTCAGTGAAGCAGGCGGTATTTTACAACGTGGTGTCATCTGTGCTCTGCCTGTTGGGAATGGCCATTGGCATCTCTCTAGGAAATGTTCACTCGGCCTCTTCGTGGATCTTTGCTGGAGTTGGTGGCATGTTCCTTTACATTGCTCTAGTTGACATG
- the LOC135899966 gene encoding zinc transporter foi-like isoform X1 gives MVNVFQQAAPSSETLISESGMRRRVLRMRVFSLEDIHQLVANQCQQACLAAGLCQQRRPGHAPASGLAKKQRLLKALKSRHHRSTHCYRAMCFWCHIFLCVLSAVPSLEAKETPERFRDHEYFLRKLFDKYGHDGQMTFEGFEHLLENLGLAHITIRDHDLSAHRPEGANVGFVNRHANHIHGDMAGAVVDSHHDHQHSGEESDHAHTSEGARLARVQRDLSSQDGTEAANSSNTTEASSVPMVTASTRTAEVSFEKCLTATEILHTVDTSPEANVINLKDFMHLCPALVYQLDEKHCSLPKANRHIHHHSDGEETTVDFKVWVYAFLGVLGISLTGLLSVAIVPLMQKVFYHTLIQFLVGLAVGSLTGDALLHLLPHAMSGEHHEHSEEGGDGENYVWHGLAALGGIYLFLIVERFLSIHSNHKHRKHSPRSNNSIQSNPTPKKLQRSSLDEQGKVVGEKLSHHKQGSYGFVDSSGMEALERLTAVPAEELELSPLGEGYVEIVDLHDSELHHPMGGMETQPEKDLLVIVKNGGSKLPSTPRCPPSPLPQDEENHRHPLCHGSRDPGTEECHTETLVYRQTGEEHSFTLTVADHHHHHRHSHAHSHEVPSSIAAMAWMVIIGDGLHNFSDGLAIGAAFASGLSGGLSTTIAVFCHELPHELGDFAVLLKAGMSVKQAVFYNVVSSVLCLLGMAIGISLGNVHSASSWIFAGVGGMFLYIALVDMLPELSVNPNHGNARAVHQLGIQLLGISLGVTTMFVIALYERDLQRLMSS, from the exons AGTGTTGAGGATGAGGGTGTTCAGCCTGGAGGACATTCACCAGCTGGTGGCCAACCAGTGCCAGCAGGCGTGTCTCGCAGCTGGCCTTTGCCAGCAGCGTCGACCAGGACATGCACCTGCCAGTGGACTG gcAAAGAAACAAAGACTGTTGAAGGCTCTGAAATCAAGGCATCACAGAAGTACTCAT TGCTACCGAGCGATGTGTTTCTGGTGTCACATCTTCCTGTGTGTGCTGAGTGCGGTGCCATCGCTGGAGGCAAAAGAGACGCCCGAGCGTTTTCGTGACCACGAGTACTTCCTACGCAAGCTCTTTGACAAGTATGGACACGATGGACAGATGACATTTGAAGGCTTTGAGCACCTCCTCGAGAACCTCGGCCTGGCACACATCACCATACGAGATCACGACCTGTCTGCACACCGGCCAGAGGGTGCTAATGTGGGATTTGTGAATCGCCATGCTAACCACATCCACGGCGATATGGCAGGTGCTGTTGTGGATAGCCACCACGACCACCAGCACAGTGGCGAAGAGTCGGATCATGCACACACGTCTGAGGGAGCTCGTCTGGCGAGGGTGCAGAGGGACCTTTCTAGTCAGG ATGGCACAGAGGCAGCCAATTCCTCTAACACAACAGAAGCTTCCAGCGTGCCAATGGTTACAGCCAGTACAAGGACAGCAGAAGTCTCATTTGAAAAG TGCCTAACAGCAACAGAAATTCTGCACACTGTAGACACAAGTCCTGAGGCTAATGTCATAAACCTCAAGGACTTCATGCACCTTTGTCCGGCACTCGTCTATCAGCTGGATGAGAAGCATTGTTCTCTGCCCAAGGCCAACCGCCACATCCACCATCATAGCGACGGTGAAGAGACAACAGTAGACTTTAAAG TGTGGGTGTACGCCTTCCTTGGTGTGCTCGGCATCAGCCTTACCGGCCTGCTCAGTGTGGCCATAGTGCCACTAATGCAGAAAGTTTTCTATCACACACTCATCCAGTTCCTGGTTGGACTTGCTGTTGGAAGCCTGACGGGCGACGCCCTTTTGCATCTGCTGCCTCAT GCTATGTCCGGCGAGCACCACGAGCACTCGGAAGAAGGCGGCGACGGGGAAAACTATGTGTGGCATGGCCTTGCTGCCCTTGGAGGCATCTACCTGTTCCTGATCGTGGAACGCTTTCTCTCCATACACTCCAACCACAAGCATCGCAAGCACAGTCCACGATCCAACAATAGCATACAG TCGAACCCAACACCAAAGAAGCTTCAGCGCTCCTCCCTAGATGAGCAGGGCAAGGTCGTGGGAGAGAAGCTGTCCCACCACAAGCAAGGCTCCTACGGCTTCGTGGACTCTTCTGGCATGGAGGCCCTTGAAC GGCTTACGGCAGTTCCGGCTGAAGAACTGGAGCTGTCCCCTCTGGGCGAGGGCTATGTGGAGATTGTGGACCTTCATGACTCTGAGCTGCATCATCCCATGGGTGGCATGGAGACTCAGCCTGAAAAGGACCTGCTGGTCATAGTCAAGAATGGTGGCTCCAAGCTTCCCTCCACCCCAAGGTGTCCACCATCACCTTTGCCACAGGATGAGGAGAACCACAG GCATCCACTTTGCCATGGCTCTCGGGACCCAGGCACAGAGGAGTGCCATACAGAAACCTTGGTGTATCGCCAGACGGGCGAAGAGCACAGTTTCACGCTAACCGTAGCtgatcaccaccaccaccaccgccacagCCATGCACACAGTCATGAG GTGCCATCTTCTATTGCTGCCATGGCCTGGATGGTGATAATTGGTGATGGTCTTCACAACTTTTCTGATGGACTTGCTATTG GTGCAGCATTTGCATCGGGTCTTTCTGGTGGCCTTAGTACAACAATAGCTGTGTTCTGCCATGAACTTCCTCATGAGCTGG GTGACTTTGCGGTGCTGCTCAAGGCAGGGATGTCAGTGAAGCAGGCGGTATTTTACAACGTGGTGTCATCTGTGCTCTGCCTGTTGGGAATGGCCATTGGCATCTCTCTAGGAAATGTTCACTCGGCCTCTTCGTGGATCTTTGCTGGAGTTGGTGGCATGTTCCTTTACATTGCTCTAGTTGACATG